The Sorex araneus isolate mSorAra2 chromosome 5, mSorAra2.pri, whole genome shotgun sequence genome has a segment encoding these proteins:
- the SPATA25 gene encoding spermatogenesis-associated protein 25 isoform X2, whose amino-acid sequence MSCFMAPQSHLSGLLSSGAGGAAMPSSSFGPSGPAEPAMVAPGGLAPRSQQAEQVTPAWGPVLTMPEARGCPGGASWEPLRQESGRYGPKLPPGRQPERLGWEDACSGSRGPPRGAPRRPGPLLLCGLSPGVLPVASEAGGKEASPQPDICILTLAMMIAGIPTVPVPGLREEDLIRAAQTFMMAHPEPEGPVEGARWVQERAHPAPGHTSLVRPKRGQPPGSYL is encoded by the exons ATGTCCTGTTTCATGGCTCCACAGTCTCATCTTTCTGGTCTTCTGTCTTCTGGCGCAG GTGGGGCTGCCATGCCAAGCTCATCCTTTGGTCCCTCTGGTCCTGCAGAGCCGGCGATGGTGGCCCCTGGTGGACTAGCTCCACGGAGCCAGCAAGCCGAGCAGGTGACCCCTGCCTGGGGACCGGTCCTGACAATGCCAGAAGCCAGGGGCTGCCCGGGGGGTGCTAGCTGGGAGCCACTTCGGCAGGAATCTGGCCGCTACGGCCCCAAATTGCCCCCTGGAAGGCAGCCGGAGCGCCTGGGCTGGGAAGACGCATGCTCCGGAAGCAGAGGGCCTCCCCGGGGCGCCCCCCGCAGGCCCGGACCCCTGCTGCTGTGTGGGCTGTCGCCGGGGGTGCTGCCCGTAGCCTCTGAGGCCGGGGGAAAGGAGGCCAGCCCCCAGCCTGACATCTGCATCCTTACCCTGGCCATGATGATCGCTGGCATCCCCACCGTGCCCGTCCCAGGCCTGCGGGAAGAGGACCTCATCCGGGCGGCTCAAACGTTTATGATGGCCCACCCGGAGCCCGAGGGGCCTGTGGAGGGGGCGCGGTGGGTGCAGGAGCGTGCCCACCCAGCCCCGGGGCACACATCCCTAGTGAGGCCCAAGAGAGGCCAGCCTCCTGGCTCCTACTTGTAG
- the ZSWIM3 gene encoding zinc finger SWIM domain-containing protein 3 has translation MELGSCFKTYEDFKECFSAYKKETRCSFILRDCVSVRFHNLNHGTRIREDILYVQVKFVCIRSQSNRKRQSEADKCPAYLLLRYNEMLDRLFITELNTQHVHSGSKAPWPRGDDPSKSPTTVCLQKAQPAQPPAEKDLELVEKPPDDAAPLGLEEARSPSRPEQESVIPADLAKIAKVMKNFLKGDEGSRASLSIGNSQDLDRLSFQSSKMGDLFSRFPENLLLHRVENTPGHVLYAFLVENRERESRVVHFAVLQAETAASAAKMLSIFTEFNSDWPKVKVVFVDPSFPHRAALKEVFPAARILLSIYHTTRLLEKKLHRSPVDLHFKRLMKEALREAVFATSDITLQNLRQMSKAVLDEELFGFLQTHWFSCELLWYMHVRKGLHACNTYMDSLDVVTSKVSSLFREQQSLMDCILRFVDYIDFFNTKGVKHLPTGPPKSKRPRPAAGPPKSKKALGTCEDRLTRDPVGETQPEPPGPPPEPQTPRQPFQGGMLDTLHESGSELAYKLCHNEWEVVQNSTHLVDLAGPAVAVQLLEDSQQVGRDGRSCSCSFQRGYHLPCRHVLALLHTSQQPVGEAMVCRRWQKRYQHLLGPHGELRAPVVSPNLGRPEKREGCGDVILDLSRELANLLMQSEGRELEERCSTLRKILDLWADRRQPPEPAQQPGDFRDVGRLPFLWGKQEEGGEGLPPVGARVHN, from the coding sequence ATACGTGCAGGTGAAATTTGTCTGTATTCGGAGCCAGTCAAACAGGAAGAGACAATCCGAGGCGGACAAGTGCCCCGCGTACTTGCTCCTGCGGTACAACGAGATGCTGGACAGACTCTTTATCACGGAACTCAACACCCAGCATGTCCACAGCGGCTCCAAAGCCCCGTGGCCCCGGGGAGACGACCCCAGCAAGTCTCCGACGACAGTGTGCCTGCAGAAAGCCCAGCCCGCACAGCCCCCCGCCGAGAAGGACCTCGAGCTGGTGGAGAAGCCCCCGGACGACGCGGCCCCCCTCGGCTTGGAGGAGGCCCGGAGCCCCTCAAGGCCAGAGCAGGAGAGCGTCATCCCCGCCGACCTGGCGAAGATAGCCAAAGTGATGAAGAACTTCCTCAAGGGGGACGAGGGGTCCAGGGCTTCCCTCAGCATCGGCAACAGCCAAGACCTGGACCGGCTCAGCTTCCAGAGCAGCAAGATGGGCGACCTGTTCTCTCGCTTCCCCGAGAACCTGCTGCTGCACCGGGTGGAGAACACCCCGGGCCACGTCCTCTACGCCTTCCTGGTGGAGAACCGGGAGCGGGAGAGCCGCGTGGTGCACTTCGCCGTGCTCCAGGCGGAGACGGCGGCCTCCGCGGCCAAGATGCTGAGCATCTTCACGGAGTTCAACTCCGACTGGCCCAAGGTCAAGGTGGTCTTCGTGGACCCGTCTTTCCCGCACCGAGCCGCCCTCAAGGAAGTCTTCCCGGCCGCCCGCATCCTCCTCTCCATCTACCACACCACCCGCCTCCTGGAGAAGAAACTGCACCGCAGCCCCGTGGACCTGCACTTCAAGCGGCTGATGAAGGAGGCGCTCCGGGAGGCGGTGTTCGCCACTTCCGACATCACCCTGCAGAACCTCCGCCAGATGTCCAAGGCCGTCCTCGACGAGGAGCTCTTCGGCTTCCTGCAGACCCACTGGTTCTCCTGCGAGCTGCTGTGGTACATGCACGTCCGGAAGGGCCTGCACGCGTGCAACACCTACATGGACAGCCTCGACGTCGTCACCAGCAAAGTGTCCAGCCTCTTCCGAGAGCAGCAGTCCCTGATGGACTGCATCCTCCGCTTCGTGGACTACATCGACTTCTTCAACACCAAGGGCGTGAAGCACCTGCCCACCGGCCCGCCCAAGTCCAAGAGACCCCGCCCCGCGGCGGGGCCGCCCAAGTCCAAGAAGGCTCTGGGGACCTGCGAAGACCGCCTGACCAGGGACCCCGTGGGAGAGACACAGCCGGAGCCGCCGGGGCCACCGCCAGAGCCGCAGACCCCGCGGCAGCCCTTCCAGGGCGGCATGCTGGACACCCTGCACGAGAGCGGCTCGGAACTGGCCTACAAGCTGTGCCACAACGAGTGGGAGGTGGTGCAGAACTCCACCCACCTGGTGGACCTGGCGGGCCCCGCCGTGGCCGTGCAGCTGCTGGAGGACTCGCAGCAGGTGGGCAGAGACGGCCGCAGCTGCAGCTGCTCCTTCCAGCGGGGCTACCACCTACCCTGCCGCCACGTCCTGGCCCTGCTGCACACCAGCCAGCAGCCCGTGGGCGAAGCCATGGTGTGCCGGCGGTGGCAGAAGCGGTACCAGCACCTCCTCGGGCCCCACGGGGAGCTCCGGGCCCCGGTCGTGTCCCCGAACCTGGGCCGGCCCGAGAAGCGGGAGGGCTGCGGCGACGTGATCCTGGACCTGAGCCGGGAGCTGGCCAACCTGCTGATGCAGAGCGAGGGCCGCGAGCTGGAGGAGCGCTGCTCCACCCTGCGCAAGATCCTGGACCTCTGGGCCGACCGCCGCCAGCCGCCAGAGCCCGCGCAACAGCCAGGGGACTTCAGGGACGTGGGCCGCCTCCCTTTCCTCTGGGGAAAGcaggaggaagggggggaggggctccctcCTGTCGGCGCGCGGGTTCACAACTGA
- the NEURL2 gene encoding neuralized-like protein 2 isoform X2: MAAGPGRVDLGAPPSPARPEPAPTRFHPVHGANIRVDPSGTRATRVESFAHGVCFSREPLAPGQVFLVEIEEKELGWCGHLRLGLTALDPAGLAAVPEFSLPDLVSLGHTWVFAITRHHNRVPPGGLGEPAAAAPSRPPPLLAEPYLCVEQFRIPRDRLVGRSRPGLYSHLLDQLYELNVLPPTARRSRLGVLFCPRPDGTADMHIVINGEDMGPSARGLPAAQPLYAVVDVFASTKSVRLVQLEYG, translated from the exons ATGGCTGCTGGCCCCGGCCGCGTGGACCTGGGCGCGCCCCCGAGCCCCGCGCGCCCCGAGCCCGCGCCCACCCGCTTCCACCCGGTGCACGGCGCCAACATCCGCGTGGACCCCTCCGGGACGCGGGCCACGCGCGTGGAGAGCTTCGCGCACGGCGTGTGCTTCAGCCGCGAGCCGCTGGCGCCGGGCCAGGTCTTCCTGGTGGAGATCGAGGAGAAGGAGCTGGGCTGGTGCGGCCACCTGCGCCTCGGCCTGACCGCCCTGGACCCCGCCGGCCTGGCCGCCGTGCCCGAGTTCTCGCTGCCCGACCTGGTCAGCCTCGGCCACACCTGGGTCTTCGCCATCACGCGCCATCACAATCGCGTGCCCCCGGGGGGCCTCGGCGAGCCCGCGGCGGccgcccccagccgccccccacccctcctggccGAGCCCTATCTGTGCGTTGAGCAGTTTCGCATCCCCCGCGACCGCCTGGTGGGCCGCAGCCGGCCTGGGCTCTACAGCCACCTCCTGGACCAGCTCTATGAGCTCAACGTGCTGCCCCCCACGGCGCGCCGCAGCCGCCTGGGCGTTCTCTTCTGCCCGCGGCCCGACGGCACGGCCGACATGCACATCGTCATCAACGGCGAGGACATGGGCCCCAGCGCCAGGGGGCTGCCCGCGGCCCAGCCCCTCTATGCCGTGGTGGATGTGTTCGCCTCCACCAAGAGCGTGCGCCTGGTCCAGCTGGAGTACGGCT AA
- the SPATA25 gene encoding spermatogenesis-associated protein 25 isoform X1: MSCFMAPQSHLSVTLHLLPVSAGGAAMPSSSFGPSGPAEPAMVAPGGLAPRSQQAEQVTPAWGPVLTMPEARGCPGGASWEPLRQESGRYGPKLPPGRQPERLGWEDACSGSRGPPRGAPRRPGPLLLCGLSPGVLPVASEAGGKEASPQPDICILTLAMMIAGIPTVPVPGLREEDLIRAAQTFMMAHPEPEGPVEGARWVQERAHPAPGHTSLVRPKRGQPPGSYL; the protein is encoded by the exons ATGTCCTGTTTCATGGCTCCACAGTCTCATCTTTCTG TAACGCTCCATCTCCTTCCTGTCTCTGCAGGTGGGGCTGCCATGCCAAGCTCATCCTTTGGTCCCTCTGGTCCTGCAGAGCCGGCGATGGTGGCCCCTGGTGGACTAGCTCCACGGAGCCAGCAAGCCGAGCAGGTGACCCCTGCCTGGGGACCGGTCCTGACAATGCCAGAAGCCAGGGGCTGCCCGGGGGGTGCTAGCTGGGAGCCACTTCGGCAGGAATCTGGCCGCTACGGCCCCAAATTGCCCCCTGGAAGGCAGCCGGAGCGCCTGGGCTGGGAAGACGCATGCTCCGGAAGCAGAGGGCCTCCCCGGGGCGCCCCCCGCAGGCCCGGACCCCTGCTGCTGTGTGGGCTGTCGCCGGGGGTGCTGCCCGTAGCCTCTGAGGCCGGGGGAAAGGAGGCCAGCCCCCAGCCTGACATCTGCATCCTTACCCTGGCCATGATGATCGCTGGCATCCCCACCGTGCCCGTCCCAGGCCTGCGGGAAGAGGACCTCATCCGGGCGGCTCAAACGTTTATGATGGCCCACCCGGAGCCCGAGGGGCCTGTGGAGGGGGCGCGGTGGGTGCAGGAGCGTGCCCACCCAGCCCCGGGGCACACATCCCTAGTGAGGCCCAAGAGAGGCCAGCCTCCTGGCTCCTACTTGTAG
- the NEURL2 gene encoding neuralized-like protein 2 isoform X1, which produces MAAGPGRVDLGAPPSPARPEPAPTRFHPVHGANIRVDPSGTRATRVESFAHGVCFSREPLAPGQVFLVEIEEKELGWCGHLRLGLTALDPAGLAAVPEFSLPDLVSLGHTWVFAITRHHNRVPPGGLGEPAAAAPSRPPPLLAEPYLCVEQFRIPRDRLVGRSRPGLYSHLLDQLYELNVLPPTARRSRLGVLFCPRPDGTADMHIVINGEDMGPSARGLPAAQPLYAVVDVFASTKSVRLVQLEYGLPSLQTLCRVVIQKNVVHRLAIDRLHLPTGLKDFCKYE; this is translated from the exons ATGGCTGCTGGCCCCGGCCGCGTGGACCTGGGCGCGCCCCCGAGCCCCGCGCGCCCCGAGCCCGCGCCCACCCGCTTCCACCCGGTGCACGGCGCCAACATCCGCGTGGACCCCTCCGGGACGCGGGCCACGCGCGTGGAGAGCTTCGCGCACGGCGTGTGCTTCAGCCGCGAGCCGCTGGCGCCGGGCCAGGTCTTCCTGGTGGAGATCGAGGAGAAGGAGCTGGGCTGGTGCGGCCACCTGCGCCTCGGCCTGACCGCCCTGGACCCCGCCGGCCTGGCCGCCGTGCCCGAGTTCTCGCTGCCCGACCTGGTCAGCCTCGGCCACACCTGGGTCTTCGCCATCACGCGCCATCACAATCGCGTGCCCCCGGGGGGCCTCGGCGAGCCCGCGGCGGccgcccccagccgccccccacccctcctggccGAGCCCTATCTGTGCGTTGAGCAGTTTCGCATCCCCCGCGACCGCCTGGTGGGCCGCAGCCGGCCTGGGCTCTACAGCCACCTCCTGGACCAGCTCTATGAGCTCAACGTGCTGCCCCCCACGGCGCGCCGCAGCCGCCTGGGCGTTCTCTTCTGCCCGCGGCCCGACGGCACGGCCGACATGCACATCGTCATCAACGGCGAGGACATGGGCCCCAGCGCCAGGGGGCTGCCCGCGGCCCAGCCCCTCTATGCCGTGGTGGATGTGTTCGCCTCCACCAAGAGCGTGCGCCTGGTCCAGCTGGAGTACGGCT TACCCTCCCTGCAGACGCTGTGCCGTGTAGTGATCCAGAAGAACGTGGTGCACCGGTTGGCCATTGACCGGCTTCACCTGCCCACCGGACTTAAGGATTTCTGCAAGTACGAGTAA
- the CTSA gene encoding lysosomal protective protein gives MVRAEPTPPTRLLLLLLPLLLLCCARRGQAAPARDEIRSLPGLAKQPAFRQYSGYLRGSGSKRLHYWFVESQKDPQRSPLVLWLNGGPGCSSLDGFLTEHGPFLVQPDGVTLEYNPYSWNLIANMLYLESPAGVGFSYSSDKVYATNDSEVAQSNFEALQDFFRLFPEYKDNALFLTGESYAGIYIPTLAVLAMQDPSMNLQGLAVGNGLSSYEQNDNSLVYFAYYHGLLGNRLWSSLQTHCCSQNKCNFYDNKDQECVASLQEVSRIVGSSGLNIYNLYAPCAGGVPGHVRYEKDAVVVQDLGNIFTRLPLKRVWHQALLRSGERVRMDPPCTNTTAPSTYLNNPYVRKALHIPEQLPRWDMCNFLVNLQYRRLYQSMNTQYLKLLTTQKYRILLYNGDVDMACNFLGDEWFVDSLNQKMEVQRRPWLVDYGDSGEQIGGFVKEFSNISFLTIKGAGHMVPTDKPQAAFTMFSRFLNKEPY, from the exons ATGGTCCGAGCCGAGCCGACGCCGCCGacccggctgctgctgctgctgctgccgctgctgctgctgtgctgCGCGCGCCGCGGCCAGGCCGCCCCCGCGCGGGACGAGATCCGGAGCCTGCCCGGGCTGGCCAAGCAGCCCGCCTTCCGCCAGTACTCGGGCTACCTCCGGGGCTCGGGCTCCAAGAGGCTGCACTACTG gttTGTGGAGTCCCAGAAGGACCCCCAGCGTAGCCCCTTGGTGCTCTGGCTCAACGGCGGGCCCGGCTGCAGCTCGCTGGACGGCTTCCTCACCGAGCACGGCCCCTTCCTG GTGCAGCCGGATGGCGTCACCCTGGAGTACAACCCCTATTCCTGGAACCTG ATCGCCAACATGCTGTACCTCGAGTCCCCCGCCGGGGTGGGCTTCTCCTATTCCAGCGACAAGGTTTATGCCACCAATGACTCCGAG gtTGCCCAGAGCAACTTTGAGGCCCTTCAAGATTTCTTCCGCCTCTTCCCGGAGTACAAGGACAACGCGCTTTTCCTGACAGGAGAGAGCTACGCCGGCATCTACATCCCCACCCTGGCTGTGCTGGCCATGCAGGACCCCAGCATGAACCTGCAG GGACTGGCCGTGGGCAACGGACTCTCTTCCTACGAGCAGAATGACAACTCGCTGGTGTATTTCGCCTACTACCACGGCCTTCTGGGGAACAG GCTCTGGTCTTCCCTGCAGACCCACTGCTGCTCTCAGAACAAGTGTAACTTCTACGACAACAAGGATCAGGAATGCGTGGCCAGT CTGCAGGAAGTGTCCCGCATCGTGGGCAGCTCTGGCCTCAACATCTACAATCTCTACGCCCCGTGTGCCGGGGGCGTGCCCGGCCACGTGAG GTACGAGAAGGACGCCGTGGTGGTGCAGGACTTGGGCAACATCTTCACTCGCCTGCCGCTGAAGAGGGTGTGGCATCAG gccctgctgcGCTCCGGGGAGAGGGTGCGCATGGACCCCCCCTGCACCAACACCACGGCCCCCTCCACCTACCTCAACAACCCATATGTGCGGAAGGCGCTCCACATCCCGGAGCAGCTGCCCCGCTGGGACATGTGCAA CTTCCTGGTGAACCTGCAGTACCGCCGTCTGTACCAAAGCATGAACACACAGTACCTCAAGCTGCTCACCACGCAG AAATACCGGATCCTGCTGTACAACGGGGATGTGGACATGGCCTGCAACTTCCTGGGGGATGAGTGGTTCGTGGACTCCCTCAACCAGAAG ATGGAGGTCCAGCGGCGGCCCTGGCTCGTGGACTACGGGGACAGCGGGGAGCAGATCGGTGGCTTCGTCAAAGAGTTCTCCAACATCTCCTTCCTCACCATCAAG GGTGCCGGACACATGGTCCCCACGGACAAGCCTCAGGCCGCCTTCACAATGTTCTCCCGCTTCCTGAACAAGGAGCCATACTGA
- the ZSWIM1 gene encoding zinc finger SWIM domain-containing protein 1, whose product MALAMLNELLADDPRPPLLLYQVGKTAQLEALNYQSCSMQEVFACFPEVLFIHRTYNPRGKVLYTFLVDGPRVQLENHLARAVYFAVPVKEDAEGLAQMFQVFKRCNPAWERVCTVLVDPHFLPVPTLAMEFPAAEVLLSAFHICKFLQGKFYQLALGQPLERTLLASLQSTMCSATAGNLRKLHALLGTCVPAAQLPQLHAHWLLNDRIWLAHRWRSRAESSRYFQGLEVATRVLSLSFGASPSAEQGVAAVLRSLQHGSSAAGQAGFSLGGTDPLLHGPSDHRSPESPGQLVEARIQHSLNAICTGPAAQLCLGELAVVQKSVHLIGSGSEKVNIQILEDTHRVQAEPPASCSCYFNQAFRLPCRHILAMLSARGQVLQPDMLPAPSWTAGCAASLDDVLSSKCNEALDKHLAVALLTEEVEQLLQRCSQEEFALRYGTLRELADSWIGPYEQIQL is encoded by the coding sequence ATGGCTCTGGCAATGCTGAATGAGCTCCTGGCGGATGACCCACGCCCGCCTCTGCTGCTGTACCAGGTTGGCAAGACTGCCCAGTTAGAGGCCCTGAACTACCAGAGCTGCTCTATGCAGGAGGTCTTCGCGTGCTTCCCCGAGGTCTTATTTATCCACCGCACCTATAACCCCAGGGGCAAAGTGTTATATACCTTCCTGGTGGACGGGCCGCGGGTGCAGCTGGAGAACCATCTCGCCCGGGCCGTCTACTTTGCCGTCCCTGTCAAGGAGGACGCTGAAGGCCTGGCCCAGATGTTCCAGGTGTTCAAGAGGTGTAACCCGGCGTGGGAGCGCGTCTGCACCGTCCTGGTGGACCCGCACTTCCTCCCTGTGCCCACCCTGGCGATGGAGTTCCCCGCAGCCGAAGTCCTGCTCTCGGCCTTTCACATCTGTAAGTTCCTCCAGGGCAAGTTCTACCAGCTggccctggggcagcccctgGAGCGGACGCTGCTGGCCTCTCTGCAGAGCACCATGTGCTCAGCCACGGCGGGCAACCTGCGCAAGCTGCATGCGCTCCTGGGCACCTGCGTCCCGGCTGCCCAGCTGCCCCAGCTCCATGCCCACTGGCTGCTCAACGACCGCATCTGGCTGGCCCACCGCTGGAGGAGCCGCGCCGAGAGCAGCCGCTACTTCCAGGGCCTGGAGGTCGCCACCCGCGTCCTCAGCCTGTCCTTCGGCGCCAGCCCGTCTGCGGAGCAAGGGGTGGCCGCCGTCCTCCGCTCGCTGCAGCACGGCTCCTCCGCGGCGGGCCAGGCCGGCTTCAGCCTGGGCGGGACCGACCCCCTCCTCCACGGCCCCTCCGACCACCGGAGCCCCGAGAGCCCCGGGCAGCTGGTCGAGGCCCGCATCCAGCACTCCCTCAACGCCATCTGCACGGGGCCGGCGGCCCAGCTGTGCCTGGGCGAGCTCGCGGTGGTCCAGAAGTCCGTGCACCTCATCGGCTCGGGCTCAGAGAAGGTGAACATTCAGATCCTCGAGGACACGCACCGGGTGCAGGCCGAGCCCCCCGCCAGCTGCAGCTGCTACTTCAACCAGGCCTTCCGCCTGCCCTGCCGCCACATCCTCGCCATGCTCAGTGCCCGCGGGCAGGTGCTCCAGCCGGACATGCTGCCCGCCCCGTCGTGGACCGCGGGCTGCGCGGCCAGCCTGGACGATGTCCTGAGCAGCAAGTGCAACGAGGCCCTGGATAAGCACCTGGCCGTGGCGCTCCTGACGGAGGAGGTGGAGCAGCTCCTGCAGCGCTGCAGCCAGGAGGAGTTCGCCCTGCGCTACGGCACCCTGCGGGAACTGGCCGACAGCTGGATCGGCCCTTACGAGCAGATCCAGCTGTGA